Proteins encoded together in one Bacteroidales bacterium window:
- a CDS encoding CBS domain-containing protein — translation MSIFVFDIPKSAIPCVKTGTSIDEALKIMEYYKITHLPIVNNEDYLGLISEDDLLCNEDTMQPIGGLRLTVQGAEVEENANIFDIMNSIYQNNLSLVPIVDEKKRFVGVVLALSVLHAISDLLSVNNPGGIIILEMNVVDYSLTQISNIVEANESSIITSFIHTVPNTTLMRLVLKINNPDLGSVLQAFERYDYNVIASFGQDMMDDIIKDRYEMLMRYLNL, via the coding sequence ATGAGTATTTTTGTTTTTGATATTCCAAAATCTGCTATTCCGTGCGTGAAAACAGGAACTTCTATTGATGAAGCTCTAAAAATAATGGAATATTATAAAATTACACATCTTCCAATTGTAAATAATGAAGATTATTTAGGATTGATTTCAGAAGATGATTTACTCTGTAATGAGGATACTATGCAACCTATTGGTGGATTGAGACTTACAGTGCAGGGCGCAGAAGTTGAAGAAAATGCCAATATTTTTGATATTATGAATTCGATATATCAAAATAATCTGAGTTTAGTGCCAATTGTTGATGAAAAAAAACGATTTGTCGGTGTGGTTTTGGCTTTATCTGTGTTGCATGCTATATCTGACTTGCTTTCTGTAAACAATCCGGGTGGAATAATTATTTTGGAAATGAATGTTGTGGATTATTCTCTAACTCAAATATCTAATATTGTAGAAGCTAATGAGTCGAGCATTATTACTTCATTTATCCACACCGTTCCAAATACAACTTTGATGCGTCTTGTTCTTAAAATAAACAATCCAGATTTAGGTAGTGTTTTGCAGGCTTTTGAAAGATACGACTATAATGTAATAGCTTCTTTT
- a CDS encoding Fic family protein, with protein sequence MSKFDPKIPYNNLPLLPPKADIETKKILRKTISAGRALAQLNGTLLNLPNPTLFLDTIYLQEAKASSEVENIITTNDELYKSLVADKKVENSATKEVLSYKKALWLGLEQLKKKPFITTNLCISIVQCIKQNTASIRVTPGTTLSNTKGEVIYTPPCGENIIREKLANLEKFINEDNTIDPLIKMALMHYQFEAIHPFADGNGRTGRILLLLYLKLSGLLDIPAIYLSEYIIKNKANYYTSLRGVTEKNNWENYILYMLDMIEKTSNKGLERLNKITTAITITADEVKTKLPKIYSKDLIEILFRLPYTKRQHLIDENIGNPKTVGNYLIALEEHGFLKSLKVGKEKLYLNELLLKILEEK encoded by the coding sequence ATGAGCAAATTTGACCCCAAAATACCGTATAACAACCTACCTTTATTGCCACCAAAGGCAGACATTGAAACAAAAAAAATACTTCGCAAAACGATTTCGGCAGGTAGAGCGTTGGCTCAACTAAATGGAACGCTTTTGAACTTGCCAAATCCGACCCTGTTTTTAGATACCATTTATTTGCAAGAAGCAAAAGCGAGTTCGGAGGTTGAAAACATAATCACGACAAACGATGAACTCTACAAATCATTGGTGGCTGACAAAAAAGTGGAAAATTCTGCTACCAAAGAAGTTTTGAGTTACAAAAAGGCTCTTTGGCTAGGTTTGGAACAGTTAAAGAAAAAACCATTCATCACAACCAATCTTTGTATTAGCATTGTTCAGTGTATCAAACAAAACACAGCTTCCATTCGGGTTACGCCCGGAACTACATTAAGCAATACAAAAGGCGAAGTAATTTACACACCACCATGCGGAGAAAATATTATTCGTGAAAAGTTAGCTAACTTGGAAAAGTTCATTAACGAAGACAATACTATTGACCCACTTATCAAAATGGCTTTAATGCACTATCAATTTGAAGCCATTCACCCTTTTGCAGACGGTAACGGACGAACAGGAAGAATTTTATTATTGTTGTATCTAAAACTTTCGGGATTATTGGACATACCTGCCATTTATTTGAGTGAATACATTATCAAAAACAAAGCAAATTATTATACAAGTTTGCGAGGTGTAACCGAAAAAAACAATTGGGAAAATTACATCTTGTACATGTTGGATATGATTGAAAAAACTTCAAACAAAGGATTGGAGCGGTTAAATAAAATTACAACTGCAATTACAATAACTGCAGACGAAGTAAAAACAAAGTTGCCTAAAATCTATTCAAAAGACTTGATAGAAATTTTGTTCCGTTTGCCTTACACCAAACGCCAACATTTGATTGATGAAAATATTGGAAATCCTAAAACAGTCGGAAATTATTTGATTGCTTTAGAAGAACACGGATTTTTAAAATCGCTAAAAGTTGGAAAAGAAAAATTGTATTTGAATGAACTGTTATTGAAAATTTTAGAGGAAAAATAA
- a CDS encoding pyridoxine 5'-phosphate synthase, with the protein MTRLSVNINKIATLRNARGGNVPNVQQVAIDCERFGSEGITVHPRPDERHIRYSDVYELKKLVKTEFNIEGYPSDKFINLVLDVMPTQVTLVPDPPEAITSNAGWEVKKNMSFLKEIISTFKSKGIRTSIFVGTDEDNIFVAAETGTDRVELYTEPYAKDFPVDKQKAIEPFIKAAKAAAKANIELNAGHDLDLKNLRFFAENIPGLLEVSIGHALISDALYFGLENTIQMYKRQLQKA; encoded by the coding sequence ATGACAAGATTAAGTGTAAATATAAACAAAATTGCAACACTCAGAAACGCAAGAGGCGGCAATGTTCCTAATGTTCAACAAGTTGCGATTGATTGCGAAAGATTTGGTTCTGAAGGAATAACAGTGCATCCACGTCCTGATGAGCGACATATCCGCTACTCTGATGTTTATGAACTAAAAAAATTAGTTAAAACAGAATTTAATATTGAAGGCTATCCTAGTGATAAGTTCATAAATTTGGTTTTAGATGTTATGCCAACGCAAGTAACATTAGTTCCCGACCCACCAGAAGCAATTACTTCAAATGCAGGCTGGGAAGTGAAAAAAAACATGTCTTTCTTAAAAGAAATTATTTCTACTTTTAAATCAAAAGGAATAAGGACTTCGATTTTTGTAGGCACTGACGAAGATAATATTTTCGTTGCTGCCGAAACAGGCACTGACCGCGTAGAGCTATACACAGAGCCATACGCAAAAGACTTTCCAGTTGACAAGCAAAAAGCCATAGAGCCATTTATAAAAGCTGCTAAAGCTGCTGCCAAAGCAAACATTGAGTTAAATGCTGGTCACGATTTAGATTTGAAAAACTTGCGATTTTTTGCGGAAAACATTCCCGGACTTTTAGAAGTTTCTATTGGACATGCACTCATTAGCGATGCTCTATATTTTGGATTGGAAAACACAATTCAAATGTATAAAAGGCAACTTCAAAAAGCATGA
- a CDS encoding alpha/beta fold hydrolase: MTLFFRSYGEGQPIIMLHGLFGMSDYFIPYAKILSQKYKVIIPDLRNHGQSPQSDDFSYDFLMNDVLELMRNLEISSACFIGHSMGGKIAMHTALTNSNIVEKAIIIDIAPVKYLDSNKDEFISAFKNLNISGVESISEIKNRVEILTSNPIIQNFILKNIQFKSNKKAEWKPNVDYILKNLSKIQDFPTAENKIFNKPILFVGGENSEYFPKKYFPKINEYFPNNTIQIFENAGHWLHVENSTMLINSIQEFLGKSS, translated from the coding sequence ATGACTCTTTTTTTTCGCAGCTACGGCGAAGGGCAGCCGATAATTATGCTACACGGACTATTTGGCATGAGCGATTATTTCATTCCATACGCCAAAATTTTATCACAAAAATACAAAGTAATTATCCCTGACTTACGCAATCACGGTCAATCGCCACAATCTGACGATTTTTCTTACGATTTTTTAATGAATGATGTTTTGGAATTAATGCGTAATTTGGAAATATCGTCAGCTTGCTTTATTGGACACAGCATGGGTGGCAAAATAGCTATGCATACGGCATTAACAAACAGCAATATTGTAGAAAAAGCCATAATAATTGATATTGCACCCGTAAAATATCTTGATTCCAACAAAGATGAATTTATTTCTGCTTTTAAAAACTTGAATATATCAGGCGTAGAAAGCATTAGTGAAATAAAAAACAGAGTTGAAATTTTAACTTCAAATCCAATAATTCAAAATTTTATTTTAAAAAACATTCAGTTTAAAAGCAATAAAAAAGCAGAATGGAAGCCAAATGTAGATTATATTTTAAAAAATTTATCTAAAATACAAGACTTTCCTACGGCTGAAAACAAGATTTTTAACAAACCTATTCTTTTTGTTGGCGGAGAAAACAGCGAATATTTTCCAAAAAAATATTTTCCAAAAATCAATGAATATTTTCCAAATAATACAATTCAAATATTCGAAAACGCTGGACACTGGCTGCATGTAGAAAACAGCACAATGCTTATAAATTCTATTCAAGAATTTTTAGGAAAAAGCAGCTAA